CCAGACTCTTGAGTCCACCAGCCGTCGTACCGTGAAACATGCTAACGTGGGAGTCAACCGCAACGGGAACAATTTCGTCACTTATTTCTGAAAACAACGGGCTGAACCTGAGTAGGTAGGGCTCACGACATGTCGTTCCTTCGGGGCAAACCACCAGGTCCCCTTGACTCAACAACCTTTTCATCATATCCTGATCTTGCTGTCGATTTCTTGCTAATCGGACGGTCTTGATCGGAGCTAGTATCTCCGACATTTTGCTTAGACTGTACGTAACCGCATGGAGATTTTTCCCCATTGCGAAACATAAGTACAGAGGGTCTAGTAGTGTTCTATGGTTACAAACGTAGAGGACGCCTTTGGGCTTATCGTTTGGAAGTCGAGGGTCCTTTTGAACGAGGCTTTCAGTTTGTGGCGTCCTAACCGTCAGCCGCAGTCCTGTGAAGGCGAGCAGAGGAGACGACACTTCGTAGGGAAGCGATATGCCGAGGAGGATTCTGACGACTGCAAGTACAAACCCAACTGGGGCCCACATGAAGATTGCTACAGTTTCTAGTGGCGTTGGTTTGAGAGCGAGTCTGCCATCATGGAAGATGAGTTTCTTTGGGTACTTCTCTTTGGGCAGGTTCTTCCAGCTCCTCTTATCAGAGCTTCTCACTCGGTAAACATCCTGCGGTAAAAAGACATCGAGCAATTTTAATTAACATTAAAATTAATCTACAAGAaatttacatcaaaatgattagGGTTTAAGATTAAAATCATCCATGCACTTGTGTCAAGGAAACAGTGTGTGATCAGTGAATCAATATCAATCAGCTTCCATGAGAATTTTGAATAATTGGATGTGTGTATGTACCTTGCAATAAGAGAATATTGGGTCATCAAGGCATTGATTGAAGGAAGTAATGCCAATTATATCCGAGCTACCCATTTTGTCGTGTCCACCACGTTCTTCCAGGATAGTCAAATtagtattcttcttttcttccatgAGACCCAAAAAGTATCCACCAAACACCTTTAGCTCCCTC
Above is a genomic segment from Rosa chinensis cultivar Old Blush chromosome 3, RchiOBHm-V2, whole genome shotgun sequence containing:
- the LOC112193531 gene encoding probable glycerol-3-phosphate acyltransferase 2 yields the protein MPKPFFFKPFFFLYRIFFRKSKRFQRSASNSHASQSKSHIHAFDNFAHRYPDLKNLSLIIFNMEEALLKSSSLFPYFMLVAFEAGSLLRAFVLFLLYPLMFLVSEEVGLKIMVMVCFFGIKKESFRIGRAVLPKFFLEDVGLESFEVLQRAGKKKVGVSNLPQVLIETFLKDYLEIDVVIGRELKVFGGYFLGLMEEKKNTNLTILEERGGHDKMGSSDIIGITSFNQCLDDPIFSYCKDVYRVRSSDKRSWKNLPKEKYPKKLIFHDGRLALKPTPLETVAIFMWAPVGFVLAVVRILLGISLPYEVSSPLLAFTGLRLTVRTPQTESLVQKDPRLPNDKPKGVLYVCNHRTLLDPLYLCFAMGKNLHAVTYSLSKMSEILAPIKTVRLARNRQQDQDMMKRLLSQGDLVVCPEGTTCREPYLLRFSPLFSEISDEIVPVAVDSHVSMFHGTTAGGLKSLDPVFFLLNPSPIYTVQLLEKVSSEVSSCRDGSTSRFDVANYVQRELGKVLGFECTKLTRREKYLILAGNEGKAGCKTA